The region GGCTTCGTACGCATCAGCAAGCTTTAGCAGCGTTGTTGGTTCATACGGTGCTACATCGAGCAAACGTTGTGCGTGATAAACAGCGCCTTCCGGTTCATCCATCGCGATAAAGGTGTCTACCAGCGCAGCTTCAACTTCAGCCATGCCCGGCACACGTTCAGAAACTAGCGAGAGTGCTTCTGCACCTTCCTCTAGACGATTTAGTCGTTTTAATAAAAAACCGAGCCAGTACAACGCATCATTGTTTGATGGGTCCAGGTAATGGGCGTCTTTGAGCAGCTTGAGCGCAACACCATTTTGACCTTTTTCAATAGATTTGATGG is a window of Bacteroidota bacterium DNA encoding:
- a CDS encoding tetratricopeptide repeat protein, whose amino-acid sequence is IKSIEKGQNGVALKLLKDAHYLDPSNNDALYWLGFLLKRLNRLEEGAEALSLVSERVPGMAEVEAALVDTFIAMDEPEGAVYHAQRLLDVAPYEPTTLLKLADAYEANGKPDLAIDALNRAPLHKPTLTDTLVDIHYRLGLLHESEGNTAQARDHFERVCARDISYKDIRTRIQQFEPDSPSEATDA